A section of the Streptomyces sp. SLBN-118 genome encodes:
- a CDS encoding DUF6274 family protein, with translation MAASAARQHETKALLRAHLKAASGYRHLTRHCPICHRLLKLAMEPSGAPESEADGSASE, from the coding sequence ATGGCGGCGTCCGCAGCGAGGCAGCACGAGACCAAGGCGCTTCTGCGCGCCCATCTGAAGGCCGCGTCCGGCTATCGGCACCTCACACGGCACTGCCCCATCTGCCACCGCCTCTTGAAGCTCGCCATGGAGCCCTCCGGCGCCCCCGAGTCCGAGGCCGATGGATCCGCATCCGAGTGA
- a CDS encoding metallopeptidase family protein — MLEMTREEFEELVAEALDRIPPELTRLMDNVAVFVEDEPAADDPELLGLYEGTPLTDRGEWYAGVLPDRITIYRGPTLRICETREDVVEETEITVVHEIAHHFGIDDERLHALGYG; from the coding sequence GTGCTGGAGATGACGCGCGAGGAGTTCGAGGAACTGGTCGCCGAGGCCCTGGACAGGATCCCGCCGGAGCTGACACGGCTGATGGACAACGTCGCCGTGTTCGTCGAGGACGAGCCCGCCGCCGACGACCCCGAGCTGCTCGGGCTCTACGAGGGGACTCCGCTCACCGATCGCGGCGAGTGGTACGCGGGCGTGCTGCCGGACCGGATCACCATCTACCGCGGGCCGACGCTGCGGATCTGCGAGACCCGAGAGGACGTGGTCGAGGAGACCGAGATCACCGTCGTGCACGAGATCGCCCACCACTTCGGGATCGACGACGAGCGGCTCCACGCGCTGGGGTACGGATGA
- the bldC gene encoding developmental transcriptional regulator BldC, which translates to MTARTPDAEPLLTPAEVATMFRVDPKTVTRWAKAGKLTSIRTLGGHRRYREAEVRALLAGIPQQRSEA; encoded by the coding sequence ATGACCGCTCGCACCCCTGATGCCGAGCCGCTGCTGACCCCGGCTGAGGTTGCCACGATGTTCCGCGTGGACCCGAAGACGGTGACCCGCTGGGCGAAGGCCGGCAAGCTCACGTCCATCCGCACGCTCGGTGGACATCGTCGGTATCGCGAGGCTGAGGTCCGCGCACTGCTTGCGGGCATTCCGCAGCAGCGCAGCGAGGCCTGA
- a CDS encoding DUF3073 domain-containing protein, producing MGRGRAKAKQTKVARQLKYNSGGTDLSRLANELGASTSSQPPNGEPFEDDDEEDDPYAQYADLYNDDEDEDDESGPSSQQRRGA from the coding sequence ATGGGGCGCGGCCGGGCCAAGGCCAAGCAGACAAAGGTCGCCCGCCAGCTGAAGTACAACAGCGGCGGGACTGACCTGTCGCGTCTGGCCAACGAGCTGGGCGCATCGACTTCGAGTCAGCCTCCGAACGGCGAGCCGTTCGAGGACGACGACGAGGAAGACGACCCGTACGCACAGTACGCGGATCTGTACAACGACGACGAGGACGAGGACGACGAGTCCGGTCCGTCGTCGCAACAGCGCCGCGGCGCTTGA
- a CDS encoding DEAD/DEAH box helicase, translating to MSTFSTDHAVMPENDEAVAASAAEAADAVEALESDAVAETEAAEPTVTFADLGLPEGVVRKLAQNGVTIPFPIQAATIPDALAGKDILGRGRTGSGKTLSFGLPTLATLAGGHTEKKKPRAVILTPTRELAMQVADALQPYGDVLGLKMKVVCGGTSMGNQIYALERGVDVLVATPGRLRDIINRGACSLENVQVAVLDEADQMSDLGFLPEVTELFDQIPSGGQRMLFSATMENEIGTLVRRYLVDPVSHEVDSAQGNVTTMTHHVLVVKPKDKAPVTAAIAARKGRTIIFVRTQLGADRIAEQLQDSGVKADALHGGMTQGARTRVLDDFKKGYVNALVATDVAARGIHVDGIDLVLNVDPAGDHKDYLHRSGRTARAGKSGTVVSLSLPHQRRQIFRLMEDAGVDASRHIVAGAGAFEPEVAEITGARSLTEVQADSANNAAKQAEREVVDLTKQLERVQRRAAELREEADRLVARAARERGDDPETAVAEVQAVAEAEVAAEIAASVPEQSAERREDRPAYERRDDRGNFERRGGERGGDRGGFRRDNDRPSGGFRSGGGDRRDDRGGRSFERRDDRGGFRRDNDRASGGFRSGGGDRRDDRGGRSFERRDNDRPSGGFRRDNDRPSGGFRRDNDRPSGGFRSGGGDRPSGGFRSGGGDRRDDRGGFRRDDRPSGHRGSDRPFNRDRRDDRPSGGFRSGGSSDRPYGRRDDHRGGTGTGTNTGSFGRRDDKPRWKRNG from the coding sequence ATGTCCACTTTCAGTACTGATCACGCCGTCATGCCCGAGAACGACGAGGCCGTGGCGGCTTCCGCTGCCGAGGCCGCAGACGCTGTCGAGGCTCTCGAGTCCGACGCGGTCGCCGAAACCGAGGCCGCCGAGCCGACCGTCACCTTCGCCGATCTGGGCCTGCCCGAGGGCGTCGTCCGCAAGCTCGCGCAGAACGGTGTGACCATCCCCTTCCCGATCCAGGCCGCGACCATCCCGGACGCCCTGGCCGGCAAGGACATCCTCGGCCGCGGCCGCACCGGCTCCGGCAAGACCCTCTCCTTCGGCCTGCCGACCCTGGCCACGCTGGCCGGCGGCCACACCGAGAAGAAGAAGCCCCGCGCGGTCATCCTCACCCCGACCCGGGAGCTCGCCATGCAGGTGGCGGACGCGCTGCAGCCGTACGGCGACGTACTCGGCCTCAAGATGAAGGTCGTCTGCGGCGGTACGTCCATGGGCAACCAGATCTACGCGCTCGAGCGCGGCGTCGACGTCCTCGTCGCCACCCCGGGCCGACTGCGCGACATCATCAACCGTGGCGCCTGCTCGCTCGAGAACGTCCAGGTCGCCGTCCTCGACGAGGCCGACCAGATGTCCGACCTGGGCTTCCTGCCCGAGGTCACCGAGCTGTTCGACCAGATCCCCTCCGGCGGTCAGCGGATGCTCTTCTCCGCCACCATGGAGAACGAGATCGGCACCCTGGTGCGCCGCTACCTCGTCGACCCGGTCAGCCACGAGGTCGACAGCGCCCAGGGCAACGTCACGACCATGACGCACCACGTGCTCGTCGTGAAGCCGAAGGACAAGGCGCCGGTCACCGCGGCGATCGCCGCCCGCAAGGGCCGTACCATCATCTTCGTCCGCACCCAGCTGGGCGCGGACCGTATCGCCGAGCAGCTGCAGGACTCGGGCGTCAAGGCCGACGCACTGCACGGCGGTATGACGCAGGGCGCCCGTACGCGCGTCCTCGACGACTTCAAGAAGGGCTACGTCAACGCGCTCGTCGCGACCGACGTCGCCGCCCGCGGTATCCACGTCGACGGCATCGACCTGGTCCTGAACGTGGACCCGGCCGGCGACCACAAGGACTACCTGCACCGCTCGGGCCGTACCGCGCGCGCCGGCAAGTCCGGCACGGTCGTGTCGCTGTCCCTGCCGCACCAGCGCCGCCAGATCTTCCGTCTGATGGAGGACGCGGGAGTCGACGCCTCGCGCCACATCGTCGCCGGTGCCGGTGCGTTCGAGCCGGAGGTCGCCGAGATCACCGGCGCCCGTTCGCTCACCGAGGTCCAGGCCGACTCCGCGAACAACGCCGCCAAGCAGGCGGAGCGCGAGGTCGTCGACCTGACCAAGCAGCTGGAGCGCGTGCAGCGCCGTGCGGCCGAACTCCGCGAGGAGGCCGACCGCCTGGTGGCGCGCGCGGCGCGCGAGCGGGGCGACGACCCGGAGACCGCGGTCGCCGAGGTGCAGGCTGTCGCCGAGGCCGAGGTCGCCGCCGAGATTGCGGCTTCGGTGCCTGAGCAGTCGGCGGAGCGCCGCGAGGACCGTCCGGCGTACGAGCGCCGTGACGACCGGGGCAACTTCGAGCGCCGTGGCGGCGAGCGGGGCGGCGACCGCGGAGGTTTCCGCCGTGACAACGACCGTCCGTCGGGCGGCTTCCGCTCGGGTGGCGGCGACCGTCGTGACGACCGTGGTGGCCGTTCGTTCGAGCGCCGCGACGACCGTGGCGGCTTCCGCCGTGACAACGACCGTGCGTCGGGCGGCTTCCGCTCGGGTGGCGGCGACCGTCGTGACGACCGTGGTGGCCGTTCGTTCGAGCGCCGTGACAACGACCGTCCGTCCGGTGGGTTCCGCCGTGACAACGACCGTCCGTCCGGTGGGTTCCGCCGTGACAACGACCGTCCGTCCGGTGGCTTCCGCTCCGGTGGCGGCGACCGTCCCTCGGGTGGCTTCCGCTCGGGTGGCGGCGACCGTCGCGACGACCGTGGCGGCTTCCGACGCGACGACCGCCCCTCGGGCCACCGAGGCAGCGACCGCCCGTTCAACCGCGACCGCCGTGACGACCGCCCCTCGGGCGGCTTCCGCTCCGGTGGCAGCAGCGACCGCCCGTACGGCCGTCGTGACGACCACCGCGGCGGCACCGGTACCGGCACGAACACCGGTTCCTTCGGGCGGCGTGACGACAAGCCGCGCTGGAAGCGCAACGGCTGA
- a CDS encoding metallophosphoesterase → MAREASQPIRSIRAALTAIRTPRTRLQRLHRSRNTGPTSTLVPSPHPWARALGLTAVVLLGAWLGLLIVGSVRTPVGPMDTTMTLRPSLSGGTKINVSPLGALELDSHVAPVRLDVDVDQLDPVRSQALVEHPERISGLQDEVVHDVTDGTTELAVRSCVAVVSGATALGLAVYRRPRRALTAGGLALTVLAASGVSAYATWNPKSVLEPKFSGLLSSAPEVVGNARSIVTEFDVYQQELARLVTNVTKLYDATSTLPAYQPDPRTMRVLHVSDIHLNPAAWHIIGSLVEQYGIDVIIDSGDTMDHGTAAENGFLDPIPDLGAPYVWVRGNHDSGTTQAYLSHLKNVRVLDDGRAVTVAGLRIAGIGDPQFTPDRSIVAQGDAAERMTGIRFASALRDQTRAGTPVDIAVTHNPVAARETDGLVPLALAGHVHRRETEILPQGTRLKIEGSTGGGGLRAVQNREPEKVRASILYVDRTTRRVQAWDEITLGGLGLTTAEVGRHLPEENHPGATPSPSAPPRSPTASSRGPR, encoded by the coding sequence ATGGCCCGCGAAGCCTCCCAACCGATCCGATCGATCCGTGCGGCGCTCACCGCGATCCGCACACCGCGCACCCGGCTCCAGCGCCTCCACCGCTCACGCAACACCGGCCCCACCAGCACCCTGGTCCCGAGCCCGCATCCCTGGGCACGAGCGCTCGGCCTCACCGCCGTGGTCCTCCTCGGCGCCTGGCTCGGCCTCCTGATCGTCGGCAGCGTCCGCACGCCGGTCGGCCCGATGGACACGACCATGACCCTGCGCCCGTCCCTCTCCGGCGGAACGAAGATCAACGTCTCGCCACTGGGCGCGCTGGAACTCGACTCGCATGTCGCCCCCGTCCGCCTCGACGTCGACGTCGACCAGCTCGACCCGGTCAGATCGCAGGCACTGGTCGAACACCCCGAACGCATCTCCGGCCTCCAGGACGAGGTCGTCCACGACGTGACCGACGGCACCACCGAGCTGGCCGTCCGCTCCTGCGTCGCCGTCGTCTCCGGCGCGACCGCGCTCGGCCTCGCGGTCTACCGCCGCCCGCGCCGCGCCCTCACCGCCGGCGGCCTCGCGCTCACCGTGCTGGCCGCGTCCGGCGTGTCCGCGTACGCCACCTGGAACCCGAAGTCCGTCCTGGAGCCGAAGTTCTCCGGGCTGCTCTCCAGCGCTCCCGAAGTCGTCGGCAACGCCCGCTCCATCGTCACCGAATTCGATGTCTACCAGCAAGAGTTGGCCCGCCTGGTCACCAATGTCACCAAGCTGTACGACGCGACCTCCACCCTGCCCGCCTACCAGCCGGATCCCCGCACGATGCGGGTGCTGCACGTCTCCGACATCCACCTCAACCCGGCGGCATGGCACATCATCGGCTCGCTCGTCGAGCAGTACGGAATCGACGTGATCATCGACTCCGGCGACACCATGGACCACGGCACCGCCGCCGAGAACGGCTTCCTCGACCCGATCCCCGACCTCGGCGCGCCCTATGTCTGGGTCCGCGGCAACCACGACTCGGGCACCACGCAGGCGTATCTGAGCCACCTGAAGAACGTGCGCGTCCTCGACGACGGCCGGGCGGTCACGGTCGCTGGCCTGCGTATCGCGGGCATCGGCGACCCGCAGTTCACCCCGGACCGCTCGATCGTCGCCCAGGGCGACGCGGCCGAACGCATGACCGGCATACGCTTCGCCTCCGCCCTGCGCGACCAGACCCGCGCGGGCACCCCCGTCGACATCGCGGTCACCCACAACCCGGTCGCCGCCCGCGAGACCGACGGCCTGGTCCCGCTGGCGCTGGCGGGCCACGTCCACCGCCGCGAGACGGAGATACTCCCCCAGGGCACCCGCCTGAAGATCGAGGGCTCGACGGGCGGAGGCGGTCTGCGCGCCGTACAGAACCGCGAGCCGGAGAAGGTACGCGCGTCCATCCTCTATGTGGACCGTACGACCCGACGTGTGCAGGCGTGGGACGAGATCACGCTGGGCGGCCTCGGCCTGACGACGGCCGAGGTCGGCCGCCATCTCCCGGAAGAGAACCACCCGGGCGCGACCCCGTCCCCGAGCGCGCCCCCGCGGTCCCCGACTGCGTCGTCCCGGGGGCCACGCTGA
- the hrpA gene encoding ATP-dependent RNA helicase HrpA produces MSTSFAELQTLLAGASLRDAHRLGRRLEGARRIRKPEARQAVLDEIAGEAERSAARTALRASRAPDVTYPEQLPVSQKKDVILEAIRDHQVVIVAGETGSGKTTQIPKICMELGRGVRGMIGHTQPRRIAARTVAERVAEELRTPLGEAVGWKVRFTDQVGGDTFVKLMTDGILLAEIQTDRELRAYDTIIIDEAHERSLNIDFLLGYLARLLPKRPDLKVIITSATIDPERFSRHFGDAPIVEVSGRTYPVEVRYRPLLEDDSEESDRDQITAICDAVEELQGEGKGDILVFLSGEREIRDTADALNKKQYRFTEVLPLYARLSHAEQHRVFQPHTGRRIVLATNVAETSLTVPGIKYVIDPGTARISRYSHRTKVQRLPIERISQASANQRKGRCGRTSDGICIRLYDEDDFHSRPEFTDAEILRTNLASVILQMTAAGLGDIEKFPFIDPPDHRNIRDGVQLLQELGAFDPAQKDPKKKLTQLGRKLSQLPVDPRLARMVIEADKNGCVREVMVIAAALSIQDPRERPADKQTQADQQHARFKDETSDFLAHLNLWRYIREQQKERGSSSFRRMCKQEYLNFLRIREWQDIYAQLRTVAKQMGIHLNEEDAPEQSVHTSLLAGLLSHIGLKDTDRNEYLGARSAKFAVFPGSALFKKPPRFIMSAELVETSRLWARVNARVEPEWIEPLAQHLIKRTYSEPHWEKDAAAVMAYERVTLYGVPIVAQRKVNYGHIDPETSRDLFIRNALVEGDWRTHHKFFADNRKLLTEVEELEHRARRRDILVDDETLFDFYDQRVPEHVVSGAHFDSWWKHKRRDEPELLDFEREMLINEKAGQVTKDDYPDSWRQGPLKFRVTYQFEPGADADGVTVHIPLQVLNQVTGEGFDWQIPGLREDVVMELIRSLPKPIRRHYVPAPNYAKAFLERTSSPEGSSRVQPLQEPLPTTLARELQRMVGVPVTAEDFDLTRIPDHLKITFRIIDERRKKLAESKDLESLKLQLKPKARQALSKAAAATAGSSGESIERSGLTDWTIGTLTRVFETRRAGQPVKAYPALVDAGESVCVRLFDTEAEQQQAMWRGTRKLILLNIPVNAAKFASDKLTNQQKLALSRNPHGSIQALFDDCAMAAADKLIADHGGPAWDEESYRKLYDKVRADLVDATVRTVGQVQQILAAWQACERRLKATNSLTLVNNVQDVREQLAALMPAGFVTRTGLRRLPDLMRYLVAVDRRLQQMPTAVQRDTTRMEKVHEMQDEYAWLLEQMPKGRPVPQEVLDIRWMIEELRVSYFAHALGTAYPVSDKRIVKAIDAAAP; encoded by the coding sequence ATGTCTACTTCCTTCGCAGAACTTCAGACCCTGCTGGCCGGGGCGTCCCTCCGCGACGCCCACCGGCTCGGCCGTCGTCTCGAAGGCGCCCGCCGCATCCGCAAGCCCGAGGCGCGGCAGGCCGTGCTCGACGAGATCGCCGGCGAGGCCGAGCGGTCCGCCGCGCGTACGGCTCTGCGTGCAAGCCGCGCCCCCGATGTCACCTACCCCGAGCAGCTCCCGGTCAGCCAGAAGAAGGACGTGATCCTGGAGGCGATACGGGACCACCAGGTCGTGATCGTCGCGGGCGAGACCGGATCGGGAAAGACGACGCAGATCCCGAAGATCTGTATGGAGCTTGGCCGGGGCGTACGCGGCATGATCGGCCATACGCAGCCGCGAAGAATCGCCGCGCGCACGGTCGCCGAACGGGTCGCCGAGGAACTGCGTACCCCCCTGGGTGAGGCGGTGGGCTGGAAGGTTCGGTTCACGGACCAGGTCGGCGGCGACACATTCGTCAAGCTGATGACGGACGGCATCCTGCTCGCCGAGATCCAGACCGACCGCGAGCTGCGCGCGTACGACACGATCATCATCGACGAGGCCCACGAGCGGTCTCTCAACATCGACTTCCTGCTCGGCTACCTCGCCCGGCTGCTGCCCAAGCGCCCCGACCTCAAGGTGATCATCACCTCCGCGACGATCGACCCGGAGCGGTTCTCCCGCCACTTCGGCGACGCCCCGATCGTCGAGGTCAGCGGCCGTACGTATCCCGTCGAGGTCCGCTACCGGCCCCTGCTGGAGGACGACAGCGAGGAGTCCGACCGCGACCAGATCACCGCGATCTGTGACGCCGTCGAGGAGCTCCAGGGCGAGGGCAAGGGCGACATCCTCGTCTTCCTCTCCGGTGAGCGCGAGATCCGCGACACCGCGGACGCGCTCAACAAGAAGCAGTACCGCTTCACCGAGGTGCTCCCGCTGTACGCGCGCCTCTCGCACGCCGAGCAGCACCGCGTCTTCCAGCCGCACACCGGGCGCAGGATCGTCCTCGCGACGAACGTCGCCGAGACCTCCCTCACCGTTCCCGGCATCAAGTACGTGATCGATCCGGGCACCGCCCGTATCTCCCGCTACAGCCACCGCACCAAGGTCCAGCGTCTGCCCATCGAGCGGATCAGCCAGGCCAGCGCCAATCAGCGCAAGGGCCGCTGCGGCCGCACGTCGGACGGCATCTGCATCCGGCTGTACGACGAGGACGACTTCCACTCCCGCCCGGAGTTCACGGACGCCGAGATCCTGCGTACGAACCTGGCGTCCGTCATCCTCCAGATGACCGCGGCCGGCCTCGGCGACATCGAGAAGTTCCCCTTCATCGACCCGCCGGATCACCGCAATATCCGTGACGGGGTCCAACTCCTCCAGGAACTGGGCGCGTTCGACCCGGCGCAGAAGGACCCCAAGAAGAAGCTCACCCAGCTCGGCCGCAAGCTCTCCCAGCTGCCGGTCGACCCGCGTCTGGCCCGTATGGTCATCGAGGCCGACAAGAACGGCTGCGTGCGCGAAGTCATGGTGATCGCGGCGGCGCTCTCCATCCAGGACCCGCGCGAGCGTCCCGCCGACAAGCAGACGCAGGCCGACCAGCAGCACGCCCGCTTCAAGGACGAGACCTCCGACTTCCTCGCCCACCTCAACCTCTGGCGCTACATCCGCGAGCAGCAGAAAGAGCGCGGCTCCTCCAGCTTCCGCCGGATGTGCAAGCAGGAGTATCTGAACTTCCTGCGCATCCGCGAGTGGCAGGACATCTACGCGCAGCTGCGTACGGTCGCCAAGCAGATGGGCATCCATCTCAACGAGGAGGATGCGCCCGAGCAGTCCGTCCACACCTCGTTGCTGGCCGGTCTGCTCTCGCACATCGGGCTGAAGGACACCGACAGGAACGAGTATCTGGGCGCCCGCAGCGCCAAGTTCGCCGTCTTCCCCGGTTCGGCGCTCTTCAAGAAGCCCCCGCGCTTCATCATGTCGGCCGAACTGGTCGAGACGTCGCGGCTGTGGGCCCGGGTCAACGCCAGGGTCGAGCCGGAGTGGATCGAGCCGCTAGCACAGCATCTGATCAAGCGCACCTACAGCGAGCCGCACTGGGAGAAGGACGCGGCCGCCGTGATGGCGTACGAGCGGGTCACCCTGTACGGCGTGCCGATCGTCGCCCAGCGCAAGGTGAACTACGGGCACATCGACCCCGAGACCTCCCGCGATCTGTTCATCCGCAACGCGCTGGTCGAAGGCGACTGGCGTACGCACCACAAGTTCTTCGCCGACAACCGCAAACTCCTCACCGAAGTCGAGGAGTTGGAGCACCGCGCCCGCCGCCGCGACATCCTGGTGGACGACGAGACGCTGTTCGACTTCTACGACCAGCGCGTGCCCGAACATGTCGTCTCCGGCGCGCACTTCGACTCGTGGTGGAAGCACAAGCGCCGGGACGAGCCCGAACTCCTCGACTTCGAGCGCGAGATGCTCATCAACGAGAAGGCCGGGCAGGTCACCAAGGACGACTATCCCGACTCCTGGCGCCAGGGCCCGCTGAAGTTCCGTGTGACCTACCAGTTCGAGCCGGGCGCCGACGCGGACGGTGTCACCGTCCACATCCCGCTCCAGGTGCTGAACCAGGTCACGGGAGAGGGCTTCGACTGGCAGATCCCGGGGCTGCGCGAGGACGTCGTGATGGAGCTGATCCGCTCTCTGCCCAAACCGATCCGGCGGCACTACGTCCCGGCGCCGAACTACGCGAAGGCCTTTCTGGAGCGGACCTCGTCCCCGGAGGGGAGCAGTCGGGTACAGCCGCTCCAGGAGCCGCTGCCCACCACGCTCGCGCGTGAGCTGCAGCGCATGGTCGGGGTCCCGGTCACGGCCGAGGACTTCGATCTGACCCGGATCCCGGACCACCTGAAGATCACATTCCGGATCATCGACGAGCGCCGCAAGAAGCTCGCCGAGAGCAAAGACCTGGAGTCCTTGAAGCTCCAGCTGAAGCCGAAGGCCCGCCAGGCCCTGTCCAAGGCCGCGGCGGCGACCGCGGGCTCCTCGGGCGAGTCCATCGAGCGCTCGGGCCTCACCGACTGGACCATCGGCACGCTCACCCGCGTCTTCGAGACCCGGCGCGCGGGCCAGCCCGTCAAGGCCTATCCGGCCCTGGTCGACGCCGGTGAGAGCGTCTGCGTACGCCTCTTCGACACCGAGGCGGAGCAGCAGCAGGCGATGTGGCGGGGCACGCGGAAGCTGATCCTGCTCAACATCCCTGTGAACGCTGCCAAGTTCGCCTCAGACAAGCTGACCAACCAGCAGAAGCTCGCGCTGTCACGCAATCCGCACGGCTCGATCCAGGCGCTCTTCGACGACTGCGCCATGGCCGCGGCGGACAAGCTGATCGCCGACCACGGCGGCCCGGCCTGGGACGAGGAGTCGTACCGCAAGCTGTACGACAAGGTGCGGGCCGATCTCGTCGACGCGACCGTACGGACGGTGGGGCAGGTCCAGCAGATCCTGGCCGCCTGGCAGGCCTGTGAGCGCCGCCTGAAGGCGACGAACAGCCTGACGCTGGTCAACAACGTCCAGGACGTCCGCGAACAGCTGGCGGCCCTCATGCCGGCCGGCTTCGTCACCAGGACCGGCCTGCGCAGGCTGCCGGACCTGATGCGCTATCTGGTGGCAGTGGACCGCCGTCTCCAGCAGATGCCGACGGCCGTCCAGCGCGACACGACGCGCATGGAGAAGGTCCACGAGATGCAGGACGAGTACGCCTGGCTGCTGGAGCAGATGCCGAAGGGCCGGCCGGTCCCGCAGGAGGTCCTGGACATCCGATGGATGATCGAGGAGCTGCGGGTCAGCTACTTCGCGCACGCGCTGGGCACGGCGTATCCGGTCTCCGACAAGCGCATCGTCAAGGCGATCGACGCGGCGGCACCCTGA
- a CDS encoding Glu/Leu/Phe/Val dehydrogenase dimerization domain-containing protein, with protein MTDVTDGVLHTLFRSDQGGHEQVVLCQDRASGLKAVIAIHSTALGPALGGTRFYPYASEEEAVADALNLSRGMSYKNAMAGLDHGGGKAVIIGDPETIKTEELLLAYGRFVDSLGGRYVTACDVGTYVADMDVVARQTRWATGRSPENGGAGDSSVLTAYGVFQGMRASAQHLWGDPTLHGRTVGIAGVGKVGHHLVEHLLQDGANVVITDVREDSVRRILDKHPQVTAVADTDALIRTAGLDVYAPCALGGALNDDSVPALTAKVVCGAANNQLAHPGVEKDIADRGILYAPDYVVNAGGVIQVADELHGFDFDRSKAKAAKIFDTTLAIFARAKADGIPPAAAADRIAEQRMAEARRR; from the coding sequence GTGACCGATGTGACCGACGGCGTCCTGCACACCCTGTTCCGGTCGGACCAGGGCGGCCACGAGCAAGTCGTGCTGTGCCAGGACCGCGCCTCCGGGCTGAAGGCCGTCATCGCCATCCACTCGACCGCCCTGGGCCCTGCCCTCGGCGGCACCCGTTTCTATCCGTACGCCTCCGAGGAAGAGGCCGTCGCCGACGCGCTGAACCTCTCCCGGGGAATGTCGTACAAGAACGCCATGGCCGGGCTCGACCACGGCGGCGGCAAGGCCGTGATCATCGGTGACCCCGAGACGATCAAGACGGAGGAGCTGCTGCTGGCCTACGGCCGGTTCGTGGACTCTCTCGGTGGCCGCTATGTCACCGCCTGCGACGTCGGTACGTATGTCGCGGACATGGACGTCGTGGCTCGCCAGACGCGCTGGGCCACCGGGCGCTCGCCCGAGAACGGCGGCGCCGGCGACTCCTCCGTGCTGACCGCGTACGGCGTCTTCCAGGGCATGCGGGCCTCGGCCCAGCACCTGTGGGGCGACCCGACGCTGCACGGGCGCACGGTGGGCATCGCTGGCGTCGGCAAGGTCGGCCACCACCTGGTCGAGCATCTGCTCCAGGACGGCGCCAATGTGGTGATCACGGATGTGCGCGAGGACTCCGTACGCCGGATTCTCGACAAGCATCCGCAGGTCACCGCTGTCGCGGACACCGACGCGCTGATCCGTACCGCGGGCCTGGACGTCTACGCGCCCTGCGCGCTCGGCGGAGCCCTGAACGACGACTCCGTGCCCGCGCTCACCGCGAAGGTCGTCTGCGGCGCGGCCAACAACCAGCTCGCACACCCGGGCGTGGAGAAGGACATCGCGGACCGCGGGATCCTTTACGCCCCCGACTACGTGGTGAACGCCGGTGGCGTGATCCAGGTCGCCGACGAGCTCCACGGCTTCGACTTCGACCGCTCCAAGGCGAAGGCCGCGAAGATCTTCGACACCACGCTGGCAATATTCGCACGCGCGAAGGCAGACGGTATTCCGCCGGCCGCGGCGGCCGACCGGATCGCCGAACAGCGCATGGCGGAGGCCCGCCGCCGCTGA